The following coding sequences lie in one Nycticebus coucang isolate mNycCou1 chromosome 18, mNycCou1.pri, whole genome shotgun sequence genomic window:
- the UNC119 gene encoding protein unc-119 homolog A, which translates to MKVKKGGGGGAGTGAEPAPGSSGPNVEPTPEPQAESESGSESESEAGPGPRSGPLQRKQPIGPEDVLGLQRITGDYLCSPEENIYKIDFVRFKIRDMDSGTVLFEIKKPPASERLPINRRDLDPNAGRFVRYQFTPAFLRLRQVGATVEFTVGDKPVNNFRMIERHYFRNQLLKSFDFHFGFCIPSSKNTCEHIYDFPPLSEELISEMIRHPYETQSDSFYFVDDRLVMHNKADYSYSGTP; encoded by the exons ATGAAGGTGAAGaagggcggcggcggcggggccgGGACGGGGGCGGAGCCCGCTCCTGGTTCCTCGGGCCCGAATGTGGAGCCCACGCCGGAGCCGCAGGCAGAATCCGAATCGGGGTCCGAGTCCGAGTCTGAGGCAGGCCCGGGGCCCAGGTCGGGGCCGCTGCAGAGGAAGCAGCCGATCGGGCCGGAGGACGTGCTGGGGCTGCAGCGGATCACGGGTG ACTACCTCTGCTCCCCTGAGGAGAATATCTACAAGATTGACTTTGTCAGGTTTAAGATTCGGGACATGGATTCAGGCACTGTTCTCTTTGAAATCAAGAAACCCCCAGCCTCAG AGCGGTTGCCCATCAACCGGCGGGACCTGGACCCCAATGCTGGGCGCTTTGTCCGCTACCAGTTCACACCTGCCTTCCTCCGCCTGAGGCAGGTGGGAGCCAC ggtGGAGTTCACGGTGGGAGACAAGCCTGTCAACAATTTCCGCATGATCGAGAGGCACTATTTCCGCAACCAGCTACTCAAAAGCTTTGACTTCCATTTCGGCTTCTGCATCCCCAGCAGCAAGAACACCTGCGAGCACATCTATGACTTCCCCCCTCTCTCTGAGGAGCTGA TCAGCGAGATGATCCGTCACCCATACGAAACACAGTCTGACAGCTTCTACTTCGTGGATGATCGGCTGGTGATGCACAATAAAGCAGACTATTCCTACAGTGGGACACCCTGA
- the FOXN1 gene encoding forkhead box protein N1 translates to MVSLLPPQSDVTLPSPTRLEGERQGDLMQAPGLPGSPAPQSKHAGFSCPSFVPDGPPERAPSLPPHSPSIASPGPEQVQGHCSACPGPGPFRLSPSDKYPGFGFEESSASSPGRFLKGSHVPFHPYKQHFHEDVFPEAQTALALDGHSFKTPGALEAFEEIPVDVGEAEAYLPGFSAEAWCNGLPYPSLEHSPQVLGSEVKVKPPTLESGPGMYCYQPPLQHMYCPSQPPFHQYSSGGGSYPVPYLGTSHYPYQRIAPQASTDGHQPLFPKPIYSYSILIFMALKNSKTGSLPVSEIYNFMTEHFPYFKTAPDGWKNSVRHNLSLNKCFEKVENKSGSSSRKGCLWALNPAKIDKMQEELQKWKRKDPIAVRKSMAKPEELDSLIGDKREKLGSPLLGCPPPGLAGSGPIRPLAPPSGLSQPLHSLHPAPGPIPGKNPLQDLLGGHAPSCYGQTYPHLSPGLAPPGPPQPLFPQPDGHLELRAQPSTPQDSPLPAHTPPSHSAKLLAEPSPARTMHDTLLPDGDLGTDLDAINPSLTDFDFQGNLWEQLKDDSLALDPLVLVTSSPTTSSSMPPPPPTPHCFPPGPCLAETGSGAGDLAPPGSGGSGALGDLHLTTLYSDFMELEPMPSTAPAGPSVYLSPSSKPMALA, encoded by the exons ATGGTGTCGCTACTCCCACCACAGTCTGACGTCACACTGCCCAGCCCCACCAGACTGGAGGGGGAGCGCCAAGGGGACCTCATGCAAGCACCGGGCCTCCCAGGCTCCCCTGCCCCACAGAGC AAGCATGCTGGCTTCAGCTGCCCATCCTTTGTGCCTGATGGCCCTCCAGAGAGGGCACCCTCACTGCCTCCACACAGCCCCAGCATTGCGTCACCAGGCCCTGAGCAAGTCCAGGGTCACTGCTCAGCATGCCCTGGCCCGGGCCCCTTCCGACTTTCACCCTCAGACAAGTATCCTGGCTTTGGCTTTGAGGAGAGCTCAGCAAGCAGCCCCGGGCGCTTCCTCAAGGGCAGCCACGTGCCCTTCCACCCATACAAGCAGCATTTCCATGAGGACGTCTTCCCTGAGGCCCAGACTGCTCTGGCCCTCGATGGACACTCCTTTAAGACACCAGGGGCTCTGGAGGCCTTTGAGGAGATCCCTGTGGATGTGGGGGAGGCCGAGGCCTACCTGCCTGGTTTTTCAGCAGAGGCCTGGTGCAACGGACTCCCCTACCCCAGCCTGGAGCACAGCCCCCAAGTCTTG GGGTCGGAAGTCAAGGTCAAGCCCCCAACTCTGGAGAGTGGCCCTGGGATGTACTGCTACCAGCCCCCCTTGCAGCACATGTATTGCCCCTCCCAGCCCCCCTTCCACCAG TACTCATCAGGTGGTGGCAGCTACCCTGTACCATACCTGGGCACTTCACACTATCCTTACCAGCGGATCGCACCCCAGGCCAGCACCGATGGGCACCAGCCTCTCTTCCCAAAACCCATCTACTCCTACAG CATCCTCATCTTCATGGCCCTTAAGAACAGTAAAACTGGGAGCCTTCCTGTGAGCGAGATCTATAATTTTATGACGGAGCATTTTCCTTACTTCAAG ACAGCACCCGATGGCTGGAAGAATTCCGTCCGCCACAACCTATCCCTCAACAAGTGCTTTGAGAAGGTAGAGAACAAATCAGGAAGCTCCTCTCGGAAGGGCTGCCTGTGGGCCCTCAATCCAGCCAAGATTGACAAGATGCAGGAGGAGCTGCAGAAGTGGAAGAGGAAAGATCCCATTGCTGTGCGCAAAAGCATGGCCAAGCCAG AAGAGCTGGACAGCCTCATTGGAGACAAGAGGGAGAAGCTGGGCTCCCCACTGCTGGGCTGTCCACCCCCTGGGCTGGCAGGCTCAGGCCCTATCCGGCCTCTGGCACCCCCATCTGGGCTATCCCAGCCACTGCACTCACTCCATCCAGCTCCAGGGCCCATCCCTGGCAAGAACCCCCTGCAGGACCTATTGGGGGGGCACGCACCCTCCTGCTACGGGCAGACgtacccacacctctcaccaggCCTGGCCCCTCCTGGACCCCCGCAGCCATTGTTCCCACAGCCAGATGGGCACCTTGAGCTGCGGGCCCAGCCAAGCACCCCCCAGGACTCGCCTCTGCCTGCCCACACTCCACCCAGCCACAGTGCTAAGCTGCTGGCTGAACCTTCCCCAGCAAGGACCATGCATGACACCCTACTGCCAGATGGAGACCTCGGAACTGACCTGGATGCTATCAACCCCTCTCTCACCGACTTTGACTTCCAGG GAAACCTGTGGGAACAACTGAAGGATGACAGCTTGGCCCTCGACCCTCTGGTACTGGTGACCTCATCCCCAACGACGTCATCTTCAATGCCGCCACCCCCACCAACCCCCCACTGCTTCCCCCCTGGGCCCTGTCTGGCAGAGACGGGCAGTGGGGCAGGTGACTTGGCACCCCCAGGCAGTGGGGGCTCCGGGGCACTGGGTGACTTGCACCTCACCACCCTCTACTCGGACTTCATGGAGCTGGAGCCCATGCCCTCCACGGCCCCGGCCGGTCCTTCAGTGTACCTCAGCCCCAGCTCCAAGCCCATGGCCTTGGCATGA